Proteins found in one Streptomyces sp. CB09001 genomic segment:
- a CDS encoding organic hydroperoxide resistance protein, with protein MDALYTAAATATHGRDGRAVSSDGTLDLALGIPVEMGGNGQGTNPEQLFAAGYAACFGSALGVVGRAAKVDVSDAAVTAEVGIGKQGEGFALAVTLRVELPEGLDEETGRKLVEQAHQVCPYSNATRGNIPVDLVIE; from the coding sequence ATGGACGCGCTCTACACCGCCGCCGCCACCGCCACCCACGGCCGCGACGGCCGTGCCGTCAGCTCCGACGGCACGCTCGACCTCGCCCTCGGCATCCCCGTCGAGATGGGCGGCAACGGGCAGGGCACCAACCCCGAGCAGCTCTTCGCCGCCGGGTACGCGGCCTGTTTCGGCAGCGCCCTCGGCGTGGTCGGCCGGGCGGCGAAGGTGGACGTCAGCGACGCCGCGGTGACCGCCGAGGTCGGCATCGGCAAGCAGGGCGAGGGCTTCGCGCTCGCCGTCACCCTCCGGGTCGAGCTGCCCGAGGGCCTCGACGAGGAGACCGGCCGCAAGCTGGTCGAGCAGGCCCATCAGGTCTGCCCCTACTCCAACGCCACCCGCGGCAACATCCCGGTCGACCTCGTCATCGAGTAG
- a CDS encoding TetR/AcrR family transcriptional regulator, which translates to MTPNAAADEPTPRPRRRAPAGAAVLREDVTEAIRAAVFEELAAVGYARMSIEGIARRAGVGKTAVYRRWRSKLHLVLDIVSALAVQGLPAPDTGSLEGDLRLLYEVTSRALRHPVASQIIPDLQAEAARNADIAQALQKTLREGQDGVASRILAAAAERGELGPGLDTDLALDLISGPLYWRSVVVRGPKPPKGYLGSLARATAEGLKAL; encoded by the coding sequence ATGACCCCCAACGCCGCCGCCGACGAGCCGACGCCGCGCCCGCGCCGCCGGGCCCCCGCCGGGGCGGCGGTGCTCCGCGAGGACGTGACCGAGGCCATTCGCGCGGCGGTCTTCGAGGAGCTGGCGGCGGTGGGCTACGCCCGCATGTCCATCGAGGGCATCGCGCGCCGCGCGGGGGTCGGCAAGACGGCCGTCTACCGGCGCTGGCGCTCCAAGCTGCACCTGGTGCTCGACATCGTCTCCGCGCTCGCCGTGCAGGGCCTGCCCGCGCCGGACACCGGCTCCCTGGAGGGGGACCTGCGGCTGCTGTACGAGGTGACGTCCCGTGCCCTGCGCCACCCGGTGGCCTCGCAGATCATCCCCGACCTCCAGGCGGAGGCGGCCCGCAACGCCGACATCGCCCAGGCGCTGCAGAAGACCCTGCGGGAGGGCCAGGACGGCGTCGCCAGCAGGATCCTCGCCGCGGCGGCCGAACGCGGCGAGCTGGGCCCCGGCCTCGACACCGACCTGGCCCTCGACCTGATCTCGGGCCCGCTGTACTGGCGCTCGGTGGTCGTCCGCGGGCCGAAGCCGCCGAAGGGCTACCTGGGATCGCTGGCACGGGCCACGGCGGAGGGGCTCAAGGCGCTCTGA
- a CDS encoding bifunctional glycosyltransferase/CDP-glycerol:glycerophosphate glycerophosphotransferase — MPRFSVIVPCFKVQGFLRECLDSVLDQSFRDIEVIAVDDCSPDGSGAILDEYAGRDDRVRVLHLEENAGLGRARNAGMPHATGDYLFFLDSDDTLTPGALRAMADRLTETDDPDVLVFDYARTYWWGGTRRNVLARVLAEAGDGTFTAAGHPEILDLLMVVWNKVYRRDFVEREGFTFPAGYYEDTPWTFPVMFSAERIAALDRICLNYRQRRQGNILSTTSRKHFDVHAQYERVFAFLDARPGLAARWRPFLHAKMGEHCLDILSKPDRLPPSDRAEFFHRTAEMFRAHRPEGAAVPAELRVLEGSYAAYRVRRQSGRAARELERRVRQARGPAAGRLRRAAGAVHVRRPLDPDLVVYSAFSHRGVLGDPAAVHRAARELAPHLRGVWVVRDEECAADPALLPPGTEHVVLGSAAYRRVTERAAFFVNNVNWPGTVAKRHGAVHLHTHQGTPLKHMGVDLLDRPGARHGLDVPQMLRRADRWDHSLVASRYAERVWERAYPCHFTSARTGSPRNDALVNAGPEDGRRVRERLGVPDGHTVVLYAPTRREYRRGGLVERLDVARLAADLGEGHTLLVRLHPSLATGPARGLGLAELHRRGVVVDATDEPHVEDLMLASDLLITDYSALMFDYALLDRPILVHAEDWGPYTATRGTYFDITEEAPGHVSRSYRELAWLLASGAWRDEEAARLRASFRARYCEYEDGRAAERVVRTLLLGEPMPAPEPSGVPGARAVPSGRDLLPST, encoded by the coding sequence GTGCCCCGCTTCAGCGTCATCGTCCCCTGCTTCAAGGTGCAGGGCTTCCTGCGCGAGTGCCTCGACTCGGTGCTGGACCAGTCCTTCCGGGACATCGAGGTGATCGCCGTCGACGACTGCTCCCCGGACGGTTCGGGGGCGATCCTGGACGAGTACGCCGGCCGCGACGACCGGGTGCGGGTGCTGCACCTGGAGGAGAACGCCGGACTCGGCCGGGCCCGCAACGCCGGAATGCCGCACGCCACCGGCGACTACCTGTTCTTCCTCGACAGCGACGACACCCTCACCCCGGGCGCCCTGCGCGCGATGGCCGACCGGCTCACGGAGACGGACGATCCGGACGTCCTGGTGTTCGACTACGCACGCACCTACTGGTGGGGCGGCACCCGGCGCAACGTCCTGGCCCGGGTGCTCGCGGAGGCGGGCGACGGCACCTTCACGGCGGCCGGGCACCCCGAGATCCTCGACCTGCTGATGGTGGTGTGGAACAAGGTCTACCGGCGCGACTTCGTCGAACGGGAGGGCTTCACCTTCCCGGCGGGCTACTACGAGGACACGCCCTGGACCTTCCCGGTCATGTTCAGCGCGGAGCGGATCGCGGCGCTGGACCGGATCTGCCTGAACTACCGCCAGCGCCGCCAGGGCAACATCCTGTCCACGACCAGCCGCAAGCACTTCGACGTCCACGCGCAGTACGAGCGGGTCTTCGCCTTCCTGGACGCCCGTCCGGGACTGGCGGCCAGGTGGCGGCCGTTCCTGCACGCCAAGATGGGCGAGCACTGCCTGGACATCCTGTCCAAGCCGGACCGCCTGCCCCCCTCCGACCGGGCCGAGTTCTTCCACCGCACCGCCGAGATGTTCCGCGCGCACCGGCCCGAGGGCGCGGCGGTCCCGGCCGAACTCCGGGTGCTGGAGGGGTCGTACGCCGCCTACCGGGTGCGCCGGCAGTCCGGGCGGGCGGCGCGGGAGCTGGAGCGCCGGGTGCGGCAGGCGCGCGGCCCGGCCGCCGGGCGGCTGCGCCGGGCGGCGGGCGCCGTGCACGTGCGCCGCCCTCTCGACCCGGACCTCGTCGTCTACTCGGCGTTCTCCCACCGGGGCGTGCTCGGCGACCCCGCCGCCGTCCACCGCGCGGCCCGTGAACTCGCCCCGCACCTGCGCGGAGTGTGGGTGGTGCGGGACGAGGAGTGCGCGGCGGACCCCGCGCTGCTGCCGCCGGGCACCGAGCACGTGGTCCTGGGCAGTGCCGCCTACCGCCGGGTGACCGAGCGGGCGGCGTTCTTCGTCAACAACGTCAACTGGCCCGGCACGGTGGCCAAGCGGCACGGCGCCGTCCATCTCCACACCCACCAGGGAACGCCGCTCAAGCACATGGGCGTCGATCTGCTGGACCGGCCCGGCGCCCGGCACGGTCTGGACGTGCCGCAGATGCTGCGCCGGGCCGACCGCTGGGACCACAGCCTGGTCGCGAGCCGGTACGCGGAGCGGGTCTGGGAGCGGGCCTACCCCTGCCACTTCACCTCCGCGCGCACCGGCAGTCCGCGCAACGACGCGCTGGTCAACGCCGGTCCCGAGGACGGGCGGCGGGTCCGCGAGCGGCTCGGTGTCCCCGACGGCCACACCGTCGTGCTGTACGCGCCGACCCGCCGCGAGTACCGGCGCGGCGGGCTCGTCGAGCGGCTCGACGTGGCCCGGCTCGCCGCCGACCTGGGCGAGGGCCACACCCTCCTCGTCCGCCTGCACCCGTCGCTCGCCACCGGTCCGGCGCGCGGACTGGGTCTCGCGGAGCTGCACCGGCGGGGCGTGGTGGTCGACGCGACGGACGAACCGCACGTGGAGGACCTGATGCTCGCCTCCGACCTGCTGATCACCGACTACTCGGCTCTGATGTTCGACTACGCCCTCCTGGACCGCCCGATCCTGGTCCACGCCGAGGACTGGGGCCCGTACACGGCGACCCGCGGCACGTACTTCGACATCACCGAGGAGGCACCGGGGCACGTCTCGCGCTCCTACCGGGAGCTGGCGTGGCTGCTGGCGTCCGGGGCGTGGCGGGACGAGGAGGCGGCGCGGCTGCGGGCGTCCTTCCGCGCCCGGTACTGCGAGTACGAGGACGGGAGGGCGGCCGAACGGGTGGTGCGGACGCTGCTCCTCGGCGAGCCGATGCCCGCGCCGGAGCCGTCCGGCGTCCCCGGCGCCCGTGCCGTCCCCTCCGGACGCGACCTGCTGCCCTCCACATGA
- a CDS encoding bifunctional glycosyltransferase family 2 protein/CDP-glycerol:glycerophosphate glycerophosphotransferase yields the protein MPRFSIIVPSHGVAGRLSQALDSVLGQSFGDFELIPVCDGPDCAAADVAGEHAERDSRVTPVHSPPSAGLAGARNAGTRAATGAYLLFLDGDDALVPGALAALDARLADAGGVDVLYFEHERVPWWEGEVTNPAAPLLARTPDGAFAPDRAPHLTGVHLPAWSAVHRRTFLTERRLDFPDGHFTDVGFGARVAARAERVAVLREVVVRHRVRRQGNRLNLPGEHHADLLDQAELALTHAAERGLPPERRGPLFEQLFAAVLKTATHPRRLPRRGRRAFYRRASRLYRRHRPAGFRPPGGRLGVQHRLLASGSYAAFRALRAANRTAAGVLRRLPWPHGLRTRLRYRRHLRRPLDPNLVVYCAYWGRGYACNPAAIHAKARELAPHLRSVFLVEPDQAHTLPEGVDHAVIGSHRYWEVLARATYLVNNANFAEGVVKRPGSVHVQTQHGTPLKTMGVDQSTYPVVAAATGSFTRLLGRVDRWDYNLSANRHSTQMWERAFPGSYEHLEYGYPRNDVYCTATAEDVARVRRELGVPEGKTAVLYAPTHRDWETGFGAGGLDLEAFCEAAGEDVVVLLRAHYFYDRGGSRERTGRVVDVTGHRSSEDVCLAADALVTDYSSIMFDYANLDRPIVVYADDWDVYRETRGVYFDLMAAPPGPVARTPEELARVFADGSYAGPESTALRAVFRERFCEFDDGRAAERVVRRVLLGEPPEALPPVIPLAERVPAPAAATLVRS from the coding sequence ATGCCCCGCTTCAGCATCATCGTCCCGTCCCATGGGGTCGCGGGGCGGCTCTCCCAGGCACTGGACTCGGTCCTCGGCCAGTCCTTCGGCGACTTCGAGCTGATCCCGGTCTGCGACGGCCCGGACTGCGCCGCGGCGGACGTCGCCGGGGAGCACGCCGAGCGGGACTCCCGGGTGACGCCCGTGCACTCGCCGCCGTCGGCCGGCCTGGCGGGGGCGCGCAACGCCGGGACGCGGGCCGCGACCGGCGCGTACCTGCTGTTCCTCGACGGCGACGACGCCCTCGTGCCGGGTGCGCTGGCAGCTCTGGACGCGCGGCTGGCGGACGCCGGCGGCGTCGACGTCCTGTACTTCGAGCACGAACGGGTGCCCTGGTGGGAGGGCGAGGTCACCAACCCGGCCGCCCCGCTGCTGGCGAGGACCCCGGACGGCGCGTTCGCCCCCGACCGCGCCCCGCACCTGACCGGCGTGCACCTGCCCGCCTGGAGCGCGGTCCACCGCCGCACCTTCCTCACCGAGCGTCGGCTGGACTTCCCCGACGGGCACTTCACCGACGTCGGCTTCGGCGCCCGGGTCGCGGCGCGCGCCGAGCGCGTGGCCGTGCTGCGCGAGGTGGTCGTACGGCACCGGGTGCGGCGCCAGGGCAACCGGCTGAACCTGCCCGGCGAGCACCACGCGGACCTGCTCGACCAGGCCGAACTCGCCCTCACGCACGCCGCCGAGCGGGGCCTGCCGCCCGAGCGGCGCGGCCCGCTGTTCGAGCAGCTCTTCGCGGCGGTCCTGAAGACGGCCACCCACCCCCGGCGCCTGCCCCGGCGGGGACGGCGCGCCTTCTACCGCCGGGCGAGCCGCCTCTACCGGCGCCACCGCCCCGCGGGCTTCCGGCCGCCGGGCGGACGGCTGGGCGTGCAGCACCGGCTGCTGGCGTCGGGGTCGTACGCCGCCTTCCGCGCGCTGCGTGCCGCCAACCGGACGGCGGCCGGCGTCCTGCGCCGCCTGCCGTGGCCGCACGGGCTGCGCACCCGCCTGCGCTACCGCCGCCACCTGCGCCGCCCGCTGGACCCGAACCTCGTCGTGTACTGCGCCTACTGGGGCCGCGGTTACGCCTGCAACCCGGCCGCGATCCACGCCAAGGCCCGAGAACTCGCCCCGCACCTCCGGTCGGTGTTCCTGGTCGAGCCGGACCAGGCGCACACCCTGCCGGAGGGCGTCGACCACGCCGTCATCGGCAGCCACCGGTACTGGGAGGTGCTGGCCCGCGCCACGTACCTGGTGAACAACGCCAACTTCGCCGAGGGCGTGGTCAAGCGCCCCGGCAGCGTGCATGTGCAGACCCAGCACGGCACGCCGCTGAAGACGATGGGCGTGGACCAGTCGACGTACCCGGTGGTGGCGGCGGCCACCGGCAGCTTCACCAGGCTGCTCGGCCGCGTCGACCGCTGGGACTACAACCTCTCCGCCAACCGGCACTCCACCCAGATGTGGGAGCGCGCCTTCCCCGGCTCGTACGAACACCTGGAGTACGGCTACCCGCGCAACGACGTCTACTGCACGGCGACCGCCGAGGACGTGGCCCGGGTGCGGCGCGAACTGGGCGTCCCGGAGGGGAAGACGGCGGTCCTGTACGCGCCCACGCACCGGGACTGGGAGACCGGGTTCGGCGCGGGCGGCCTGGACCTGGAGGCGTTCTGCGAGGCGGCCGGCGAGGACGTCGTGGTGCTGCTGCGGGCCCACTACTTCTACGACCGGGGCGGGAGCCGGGAACGCACCGGCCGGGTCGTCGACGTGACCGGGCACCGCTCTTCGGAGGACGTGTGCCTGGCCGCGGACGCGCTGGTCACCGACTACTCCTCGATCATGTTCGACTACGCCAACCTGGACCGCCCGATCGTCGTGTACGCCGACGACTGGGACGTGTACCGGGAGACCCGCGGCGTCTACTTCGACCTGATGGCGGCGCCCCCGGGCCCGGTGGCGCGCACGCCGGAGGAGCTGGCCCGCGTCTTCGCCGACGGCAGCTACGCGGGCCCGGAGTCGACGGCGCTGCGGGCGGTCTTCCGGGAGCGGTTCTGCGAGTTCGACGACGGCCGGGCCGCCGAGCGCGTCGTGCGCCGGGTGCTGCTCGGCGAGCCGCCCGAGGCGCTGCCGCCGGTGATCCCGCTCGCGGAGCGCGTCCCGGCCCCCGCCGCCGCCACCCTCGTGAGGAGCTGA
- a CDS encoding ABC transporter ATP-binding protein, with protein sequence MADNNSTAAEQADERVPTVVVDGVDIVYRVNGTGAGRGTATAALNRILRGKKTEKAAGVRRVHAVKNVSFVAYRGEAIGLIGTNGSGKSTLLKAVAGLLPVENGRIYTDGQPSLLGVNAALMNDLTGERNVYLGGLAMGMSRTQVKERYQEIVDFSGINDKGDFITLPMRTYSSGMAARLRFSIAAAKDHDVLLVDEALATGDRSFQKRSEERIRELRKHAGTVFLVSHSNKSIRDTCDRVLWLERGELRMDGPTEEVLKEYEKFTAGPGPAAKPKAAPKPAPKPAAGAKAVA encoded by the coding sequence GTGGCTGACAACAACAGCACTGCCGCCGAGCAGGCGGACGAGCGCGTACCCACCGTCGTCGTCGACGGCGTCGACATCGTCTACCGCGTCAACGGCACCGGCGCCGGCCGCGGCACCGCGACCGCCGCCCTCAACCGCATCCTGCGCGGCAAGAAGACCGAGAAGGCCGCGGGCGTGCGCCGGGTGCACGCGGTGAAGAACGTGTCCTTCGTGGCGTACCGGGGCGAGGCCATCGGCCTGATCGGCACCAACGGTTCCGGCAAGTCGACGCTGCTCAAGGCGGTCGCGGGCCTGCTCCCCGTGGAGAACGGCCGCATCTACACCGACGGGCAGCCCTCCCTGCTCGGCGTCAACGCCGCCCTGATGAACGACCTCACCGGCGAGCGAAACGTGTACCTGGGCGGCCTGGCGATGGGGATGTCCCGCACCCAGGTCAAGGAGCGGTACCAGGAGATCGTCGACTTCTCCGGGATCAACGACAAGGGCGACTTCATCACCCTGCCGATGCGCACGTACTCCTCCGGCATGGCGGCCCGCCTGCGGTTCTCCATCGCCGCCGCCAAGGACCACGACGTCCTCCTCGTCGACGAGGCCCTGGCCACCGGCGACCGCTCCTTCCAGAAGCGGTCCGAGGAACGCATCCGGGAGCTGCGCAAGCACGCCGGCACGGTGTTCCTGGTCAGCCACAGCAACAAGTCCATCCGCGACACCTGCGACCGGGTGCTGTGGCTGGAGCGGGGCGAGCTGCGGATGGACGGGCCGACGGAGGAGGTCCTCAAGGAGTACGAGAAGTTCACCGCCGGCCCGGGCCCGGCGGCGAAACCCAAGGCCGCGCCCAAGCCCGCGCCCAAGCCGGCCGCCGGGGCCAAGGCAGTCGCCTGA
- a CDS encoding ABC transporter permease — MSQVLDPPPPTRASTQAAPRTTESGPAAGTDLAALAARHGLTVSGARPSLPQYVRELWARRHFIGAFSTAKLTAQYSQAKLGQVWQVMTPLLNAAVYYFIFGMLMNTSRGVEDFVPFLVTGVFVWTFTQSSIMAGTRAISGNLGLVRALHFPRAALPVSFCLQQLQQLLFSMAALVLILLAFGVPPGPSWLLAVPALVLQFLFNAGVAMVMARVGSKIPDMAQLMPFLLRTWMYASGVMFSIHHMTGPDSGLPSWVGTALQLNPATVYIDLMRFALIDTFDGSQLPPHVWALAVGWAVVAGIGGFIYFWKAEETYGRG; from the coding sequence GTGAGCCAGGTCCTCGACCCCCCTCCCCCGACCCGGGCATCGACCCAGGCCGCCCCCCGCACCACCGAATCCGGCCCCGCCGCCGGGACCGACCTCGCGGCGCTCGCCGCCCGGCACGGACTGACGGTCAGCGGTGCCCGCCCCTCCCTGCCCCAGTACGTCCGTGAGCTGTGGGCGCGCCGGCACTTCATCGGCGCCTTCTCCACCGCCAAGCTCACCGCCCAGTACAGCCAGGCCAAGCTGGGCCAGGTCTGGCAGGTGATGACGCCCCTGCTCAACGCGGCGGTGTACTACTTCATCTTCGGCATGCTGATGAACACGAGCCGGGGCGTGGAGGATTTCGTCCCGTTCCTGGTCACCGGCGTGTTCGTGTGGACGTTCACGCAGAGCTCGATCATGGCGGGCACCCGCGCCATCTCCGGCAACCTCGGCCTCGTACGCGCCCTGCACTTTCCTCGCGCCGCGCTGCCGGTGTCGTTCTGCCTCCAGCAGCTCCAGCAGCTGCTGTTCTCGATGGCCGCCCTCGTCCTGATCCTGCTGGCGTTCGGCGTGCCGCCGGGCCCGTCCTGGCTGCTCGCCGTCCCGGCGCTGGTGCTGCAGTTCCTGTTCAACGCGGGCGTCGCGATGGTCATGGCCCGGGTCGGCTCGAAGATCCCCGACATGGCCCAGCTGATGCCGTTCCTGCTGCGCACCTGGATGTACGCCTCGGGCGTCATGTTCAGCATCCACCACATGACCGGCCCGGACAGCGGCCTGCCGTCCTGGGTCGGCACCGCCCTCCAGCTCAACCCCGCCACCGTCTACATCGACCTGATGCGCTTCGCCCTGATCGACACCTTCGACGGAAGCCAGCTGCCGCCCCACGTGTGGGCGCTGGCGGTGGGCTGGGCCGTGGTCGCCGGGATCGGCGGCTTCATCTACTTCTGGAAGGCCGAGGAGACCTACGGTCGTGGCTGA
- a CDS encoding MarR family transcriptional regulator yields MTTPATEPAAEPATDWLRLDQQICFSLSAASRAFGSVYRVVLKDLGLTYSQYLVLLVLWEHGELPVKRLGEHLRLDSGTLSPLLKRLESAGLVRRERSARDERSVEVRLTGEGAALRERAVEVPRQVSAATGLDLAEVQDLRARLDRLTAALDAYGTGPAPDPS; encoded by the coding sequence ATGACCACGCCCGCGACCGAGCCCGCAGCCGAGCCCGCGACCGACTGGCTCCGCCTGGACCAGCAGATCTGCTTCTCCCTGAGCGCCGCGTCGCGCGCCTTCGGCAGCGTCTACCGCGTGGTCCTCAAGGATCTGGGGCTCACCTACTCCCAGTACCTGGTGCTGCTGGTGCTGTGGGAGCACGGCGAGCTGCCCGTGAAGAGGCTCGGCGAGCACCTCCGTCTCGACTCCGGGACGCTGTCGCCCCTGCTCAAGCGACTGGAGTCGGCCGGCCTGGTCCGGCGCGAGCGCAGCGCGCGCGACGAGCGGTCGGTGGAGGTACGGCTGACCGGGGAGGGCGCGGCGCTGCGCGAGCGGGCCGTCGAGGTGCCGCGCCAGGTCTCCGCGGCGACCGGCCTGGACCTCGCCGAGGTCCAGGACCTGCGCGCCCGCCTCGACCGGCTCACGGCGGCGCTGGACGCGTACGGCACCGGTCCGGCACCCGACCCGTCCTGA
- a CDS encoding nuclear transport factor 2 family protein, whose protein sequence is MDVADVTEPAAVVREFWTRMQARDWAGLGALLADDLVVEWPVSAERIEGRADFVGVNAEYPEGWSIEVIRIVADGATVVSEVEVPHETMGVHRALSLWTVRDGRITGGREYWTELGSDPSPQWREPFVRPL, encoded by the coding sequence ATGGACGTGGCGGACGTGACGGAACCCGCGGCGGTCGTGCGGGAGTTCTGGACCCGCATGCAGGCCCGGGACTGGGCGGGCCTCGGCGCGCTGCTCGCCGACGACCTGGTGGTGGAGTGGCCGGTCAGCGCCGAGCGGATCGAGGGCCGCGCGGACTTCGTGGGCGTCAACGCCGAGTATCCGGAGGGCTGGTCGATCGAGGTGATACGCATCGTGGCCGACGGCGCGACCGTGGTCTCCGAGGTGGAGGTCCCGCACGAGACGATGGGCGTCCACCGGGCCCTGTCGCTGTGGACGGTACGGGACGGGCGCATCACCGGGGGCCGTGAGTACTGGACGGAGCTGGGCTCGGACCCGTCGCCGCAGTGGCGGGAGCCCTTCGTGCGGCCGCTGTAG
- a CDS encoding glutaredoxin domain-containing protein: MKRVWRGPALLLVVGTGVAAGQVAQGRPVAAVVFLLAFVLLAGVTSPLVFPRPVGAREARRRSAADGRPVVFWRPGCTYCLRLRLRLGRRARRLHWVDIWRDEAGAQAVREVNDGNETVPTLLVAGRAYTNPDPAWVREQVSSPR, encoded by the coding sequence ATGAAGCGGGTGTGGAGGGGGCCCGCGCTGCTCCTGGTCGTCGGAACGGGCGTCGCGGCCGGGCAGGTCGCGCAGGGCCGCCCGGTTGCGGCCGTCGTGTTCCTGCTGGCGTTCGTGCTGCTCGCGGGCGTCACCTCGCCCCTGGTGTTCCCGAGGCCGGTCGGTGCGCGGGAGGCGCGGCGGCGCAGTGCCGCGGACGGGCGGCCGGTGGTCTTCTGGCGGCCGGGCTGCACCTACTGCCTGCGGCTGCGCCTCCGGTTGGGGCGCAGGGCCCGGCGGTTGCACTGGGTCGACATCTGGCGGGACGAGGCCGGGGCCCAGGCGGTGCGCGAGGTCAACGACGGCAACGAGACCGTGCCCACGCTGCTCGTGGCGGGCCGCGCCTACACCAACCCCGACCCGGCGTGGGTGCGCGAGCAGGTCTCGTCGCCCCGATGA
- the galE gene encoding UDP-glucose 4-epimerase GalE yields MTWLITGGAGYIGAHVVRAMTEAGEKAVVYDDLSTGIAERVPDGVPLVVGSVLDGERVARALADHSVTGVVHLAAKKQVGESVDLPLHYYRQNVEGLRVLLDAVTAAGVPSFVFSSSAAVYGMPDVDLVTEETPCVPMSPYGETKLVGEWLVRATGRATGLATASLRYFNVAGAASPELADTGVYNLVPMVFEKLTESAAPRIFGDDYATPDGTCVRDYIHVVDLAEAHVAAARALQSSPGTSLTLNIGRGEGVSVREMIDRINALTGYDQPPTVTPRRPGDPARVVASADRAAVELDWKAKYDVEDMITSAWAGWVRLHPEAARD; encoded by the coding sequence ATGACCTGGCTGATCACCGGCGGCGCCGGATACATCGGGGCGCACGTCGTACGGGCGATGACCGAAGCGGGCGAGAAGGCCGTGGTCTACGACGACCTGTCCACGGGGATCGCCGAGCGCGTGCCCGACGGTGTCCCCCTGGTCGTGGGCTCGGTCCTGGACGGCGAGCGGGTCGCCCGCGCCCTGGCCGACCACTCCGTCACCGGCGTGGTGCACCTGGCCGCCAAGAAGCAGGTCGGCGAGTCGGTGGACCTGCCGCTGCACTACTACCGGCAGAACGTGGAGGGCCTGCGGGTCCTGCTGGACGCGGTCACCGCGGCCGGGGTCCCGTCCTTCGTGTTCTCCTCCTCCGCCGCGGTGTACGGCATGCCCGACGTCGACCTCGTGACCGAGGAGACGCCCTGCGTGCCGATGTCGCCGTACGGCGAGACCAAGCTGGTCGGCGAGTGGCTGGTCCGGGCCACCGGCAGGGCGACGGGCCTCGCCACGGCCTCCCTCCGCTACTTCAACGTGGCGGGCGCGGCGAGCCCGGAACTGGCCGACACCGGCGTCTACAACCTCGTCCCGATGGTCTTCGAGAAGCTCACGGAGTCCGCGGCCCCCCGGATCTTCGGCGACGACTACGCGACGCCGGACGGCACCTGCGTGCGCGACTACATCCACGTCGTCGACCTGGCCGAGGCCCACGTGGCCGCGGCCCGCGCCCTCCAGTCCTCCCCCGGCACCTCCCTCACGCTGAACATCGGCCGGGGCGAGGGCGTCTCCGTCCGCGAGATGATCGACCGCATCAACGCCCTCACCGGTTACGACCAGCCGCCGACGGTCACCCCCCGCCGCCCCGGCGACCCTGCGCGCGTCGTCGCCTCGGCCGACCGCGCCGCCGTCGAACTGGACTGGAAGGCCAAGTACGACGTCGAGGACATGATCACGTCGGCGTGGGCGGGCTGGGTACGGCTCCACCCGGAGGCGGCGCGGGACTGA
- a CDS encoding DinB family protein, with the protein MTPTDPKADLRFYLQSARDALLWKLEGLSEYDVRRPATPTGTNLLGLVKHAATVELGYLGDVFGRPSGEPLPWLADGAEQNADMWVTADESRAYVVGLYRRAWAHADATIDALALDTVGRVPWWDEGKDEVTLHHAVTRVIADTHRHAGHADIVRELMDGAVGMSEGNAGVAPGNSAWWETYRGRLERAAREADGRVTSDQVR; encoded by the coding sequence ATGACCCCGACAGATCCCAAGGCCGACCTTCGCTTCTACCTCCAGTCCGCCCGCGACGCCCTGCTCTGGAAGCTCGAAGGGCTCTCGGAGTACGACGTACGGCGCCCGGCGACGCCGACCGGTACCAACCTCCTCGGGCTGGTGAAACATGCCGCCACCGTGGAACTGGGCTATCTCGGTGACGTCTTCGGGCGGCCGTCCGGTGAGCCGTTGCCCTGGCTCGCGGACGGTGCCGAGCAGAACGCGGACATGTGGGTCACCGCCGACGAGTCGCGCGCGTACGTCGTGGGGCTGTACCGGCGGGCGTGGGCCCACGCGGACGCGACGATCGACGCGCTGGCGCTGGACACGGTCGGCAGGGTGCCGTGGTGGGACGAGGGGAAGGACGAGGTGACCCTGCATCATGCCGTGACCCGCGTGATCGCCGACACCCACCGGCACGCCGGCCATGCCGACATCGTCCGGGAGCTCATGGACGGTGCCGTGGGGATGAGCGAGGGCAACGCGGGGGTCGCGCCGGGGAACTCGGCGTGGTGGGAGACGTACCGCGGCCGGTTGGAGCGGGCGGCTCGGGAAGCCGACGGGCGTGTGACCTCGGACCAGGTCCGATGA